The proteins below come from a single Miscanthus floridulus cultivar M001 chromosome 1, ASM1932011v1, whole genome shotgun sequence genomic window:
- the LOC136503785 gene encoding conserved oligomeric Golgi complex subunit 6-like, which yields MAAALAPGVSRKLKKVLETRTDNPDLLASLGALSTFYVQNTPQARRNLKSSIEQRALAINRHFLDASLPAHKALDRVEGEVHALNDSWKKIEEALSSCSASTGDIISTTEGLQQELEVITQRQEIVSCFLRDYQLSNEEINALREEEIDGKFFKALWHVQEIHSNCKVLLRTHHQRAGLELMDMMSVYQEGAYERLCRWVQAECKKLGDTDNPEVSELLKMAVRCLKERRVLFKYCAEEVANMRHHALFRRFISALTRGGPGGLPRPIEVHAHDPLRYAGEMLGWLHQALASERELIIVLLDPDAMTDSGPTSRRQSGRDGDSSRGEPDVTFVLDRIFEGACRPFKVRVEQVLQSQPSLIVSFKLSNTLEFYGYTISELLGEDTALCNTIWSLRDAAQQTFFNILKSRGEKLLRYPPLVAVDLSPPPAVREGISLLLELIDTYNSMMFPASGKRPNFDPVISALLDPIIQMCEQAAEAQKSKGSLGRRGRTSSDPSGNSRDSISVDAILSKNLSTSVLSAESSSKVYLINCLSAIQEPLMGQEVATSYVNSLRSMIEAHIRALVDKEVDSILRKCGLSNKMPYIKEYGSKADAKPLADIIETSPQMLLECLKAFYGIVTGTEGSLPEFEQLQVPRLRSDACYGLARALAESYELIYSAVMDPNNSYPDPRSLVKHSPEQIRTILEI from the exons ATGGCGGCGGCGCTAGCTCCGGGGGTGTCCCGGAAGTTGAAGAAGGTGCTGGAGACGCGGACGGATAACCCGGATCTGCTGGCCTCGCTGGGCGCGCTCTCCACCTTCTACGTCCAGAACACCCCGCAGGCGCGCCGCAACCTCAAGTCCTCCATTGAGCAGCGCGCGCTCGCCATCAACCGCCACTTCCTTGACGCCTCACTCCCCGCCCACAAG GCGCTGGATCGCGTCGAGGGGGAGGTGCACGCGCTGAACGACTCCTGGAAGAA GATCGAGGAAGCATTGAGCAGTTGTAGTGCAAGTACTGGGGACATCATTAGTACAACAGAGGGGTTGCAACAGGAACTTGAGGTTATCACTCAGCGGCAAGAAATTGTGTCATGCTTCCTGCGGGATTACCAACTTTCAAATGAAGAG ATAAATGCACTTCGGGAAGAAGAGATAGATGGTAAATTCTTCAAAGCATTGTGGCAtgttcaagaaatacactcaaaCTGCAAGGTCCTGCTGCGAACACACCACCAG CGTGCTGGTTTGGAGCTTATGGATATGATGTCTGTGTACCAAGAAGGGGCTTATGAAAGATTATGCAG GTGGGTTCAAGCTGAATGTAAAAAATTAGGTGATACTGACAATCCTGAAGTAAGTGAGCTTTTGAAAATGGCTGTTCGCTGCCTGAAGGAAAGACGTGTACTGTTCAAGTATTGTGCAGAGGAG GTTGCCAACATGAGGCACCATGCCTTATTCAGGAGGTTTATAAGTGCTCTTACTAGAGGTGGACCTGGAGGGCTCCCAAGACCAATAGAGGTGCATGCTCATGATCCTCTTCGCTATGCAGGCGAAATGCTCGGTTGGCTACATCAG GCCCTGGCATCAGAAAGAGAGCTTATAATTGTCTTGCTTGATCCTGATGCAATGACTGACAGCGGTCCAACTTCTCGACGTCAGTCTGGTAGAGATGGTGATTCCTCCAGAGGAGAACCTGATGTAACTTTTGTGCTTGATAGAATATTTGAAGGAGCATGTCGGCCATTTAAAGTTCGAGTTGAGCAAGTTTTGCAGTCACAGCCAAGCCTGATAGTTTCTTTCAAACTTAGCAATACCTTGGAATTCTATGGTTACACG ATATCAGAACTGCTGGGTGAAGACACTGCACTGTGCAATACAATATGGTCACTTAGAGATGCAGCTCAGCAGACATTCTTCAATATCCTGAAGAGTCGGGGAGAGAAGTTATTGCGATATCCTCCACTAGTTGCAGTTGATCTCTCTCCCCCACCAGCTGTTAGAGAAGGAATTTCTTTGCTGCTTGAGCTCATAGATACCTACAATAGCATGATGTTTCCTGCCTCTGGAAAAAGACCAAACTTTGACCCTGTTATTTCTGCATTACTGGATCCTATAATTCAG ATGTGTGAGCAAGCTGCAGAGGCACAGAAGTCAAAAGGTTCACTTGGGCGGCGTGGTAGAACAAGCTCTGATCCTAGTGGAAATAGCAGGGATTCTATATCAGTTGATGCTATTCTGTCTAAGAATTTATCTACATCGGTTCTG AGTGCCGAATCTTCATCCAAAGTCTACCTCATCAACTGCTTGTCAGCTATTCAGGAGCCATTGATGGGCCAGGAGGTTGCTACAAGCTATGTAAACAGCCTGCGCTCTATGATTGAAGCACATATTCGTGCCCTTGTCGATAAAGAAGTTGACAGCATTCTTAGGAAATGTGGACTATCAAATAAGATGCCATACATAAAGGAGTATGGTAGCAAGGCTGATGCAAAGCCTCTGGCAGATATTATCGAGACGTCGCCACAAATGCTTCTGGAATGCTTGAAGGCATTCTATGGCATTGTGACTGGAACAGAAGGTTCCTTGCCTGAATTTGAACAACTGCAGGTTCCAAGGTTACGTTCAGATGCCTGCTATGGTTTGGCAAGAGCTCTAGCAGAATCTTATGAGCTCATTTACAGTGCAGTGATGGATCCAAATAACAGTTATCCTGACCCAAGGTCGTTGGTTAAGCACTCTCCTGAACAGATAAGAACTATACTGGAAATCTGA
- the LOC136467628 gene encoding uncharacterized protein: MGHERSSRSLGVGWSLVRGETREIDAGLGGGTAAPAVAAAAAACGSRGQRQLRAELRGLDGAVPVRLLPRLRDTARVRRPGERHRVGRRRARARPAGAQRHGARRRPLPAPGLLPRTQRLHIQALFSKSYAPGSQNALVVRACSPASPSHTSNCSDGNRYLDRSSQCNTTEPIRCVLPPVVPPPISSGSDQRFFNRAEMQTLAAECTGLVSAASYWDAPAPAPALLLGVMELEWWVVGETCRCSRHATCTLVTTPIAGQRAFRCECPEGYDGDGFADGTGCRRAPKCNPSKYLSGHCGKTIPIALLVAGIMFGAMVTGVTCLAYQLLKRRSASIRTKLSTTYVHTEKFTLQVLRVATGNFAAENKLGEGGFGEVFKGRLQDGQCVAVKRLSKGSSQGFHELKNELILAAKLAHKNLVQLLGVCLEETEKLIVYEYLPNRSLDTILFGRRQQQALDWSKRYTIISGIARGLLYLHEGSRLRIIHRDLKPSNVLLDSDMTPKISDFGLATAFWGDETREVTRRPVGTLGYMSPEYAYYGHVSTKSDMFSFGVIVLEIVTGQRNSSPSVEDGSNRNLLSYLWEKWRRGSVAETVDASLGGQYARTEALACVQIGLLCVQKDPRSRPDASEVVLMLDGRSAILQKPSRPAFCSGSISISGASSRRAARGNAVSFGRRSAIGPVSENSVTVSELEPRRLITCVEIPLDCDQANGTAWLGGARELGLLVSNVTVRALFLTLRPNCSRRLNASLEALFTKTYAPGRQNALVVSSCRPASLAADISNCSVHPSAYLDNSSQCGRGAADSIRCVVPTQPTSDDNIRVPDRFFNRTEMQTLAAECTGLVSAVSYWDAPAPALLLATMELEWWMLGPCRCSRQANCTRVTTPDARQEAFRCECREGFA, encoded by the exons ATGGGGCATGAGAGGAGCAGTAGGAGTCTAGGAGTAGGTTGGTCGTTGGTCCGAGGGGAGACGAGAGAGATCGATGCAGGGCTCGGCGGCGGCACTGCTGCTCCTGCCGtggctgctgcagctgctgcatGTGGCAGCCGCGGGCAACGTCAGCTGCGCGCGGAGCTGCGGGGGCTTGACGGTGCAGTACCCGTTCGGCTTCTCCCCCGGCTGCGAGATACCGCTCGGGTGCGACGACCAGGCGAACGGCACCGCGTGGGTCGGCGGCGCGCGCGAGCTCGGCCTGCTGGTGCACAACGTCACGGCGCGCGCCGTCGTCCTCTCCCTGCCCCAGGACTGCTCCCGCGGACTCAACGCCTCCATATCCAGGCGCTCTTCTCAAAGAGCTACGCGCCTGGCTCGCAGAACGCGCTCGTCGTGAGAGCGTGCAGCCCCGCCTCGCCGTCGCATACCAGCAACTGCAGCGACGGCAACAGGTACCTCGACAGGTCGTCCCAGTGCAACACCACCGAGCCCATCCGCTGCGTCCTGCCACCAGTAGTCCCACCACCGATCAGCAGCGGTAGCGACCAACGTTTCTTCAACAGAGCCGAGATGCAAACGCTCGCCGCAGAATGCACCGGGCTCGTGTCGGCGGCGAGCTACTGggacgcgccggcgccggcgccggcgctgctGCTGGGCGTGATGGAACTGGAGTGGTGGGTGGTGGGCGAGACGTGCCGCTGCTCGCGCCACGCCACCTGCACCCTGGTCACTACGCCGATCGCTGGGCAACGGGCGTTCCGGTGCGAGTGCCCCGAGGGGTACGACGGCGACGGCTTCGCCGACGGCACCGGTTGCCGGAGAG CTCCAAAATGCAATCCTTCAAAATACCTATCTGGACATTGTGGCAAGACGATCCCAATCGCCCTTCTCGTGGCAG GGATCATGTTTGGCGCCATGGTGACGGGCGTGACCTGCCTGGCGTACCAACTGCTGAAGCGCCGGTCCGCGTCCATCCGTACGAAGCTCAGCACAACCTATGTTCACACGGAGAAATTCACCCTGCAGGTGCTGAGGGTGGCAACCGGTAACTTCGCTGCGGAAAACAAGCTGGGAGAGGGAGGTTTCGGAGAAGTTTTCAAG GGCAGGCTTCAGGATGGACAATGCGTTGCAGTAAAAAGGCTCTCCAAGGGGTCCTCGCAGGGCTTCCACGAGCTGAAAAACGAGCTCATTCTCGCCGCCAAGCTGGCACACAAGAACCTGGTCCAGCTTCTTGGGGTTTGCCTGGAGGAAACGGAGAAGCTGATCGTGTACGAGTACCTGCCAAATCGGAGCCTGGACACCATCCTTTTCG GGAGACGGCAGCAGCAAGCGCTGGACTGGAGCAAGAGATACACGATCATCAGCGGGATCGCGCGCGGCCTGCTGTACCTCCACGAGGGTTCCCGGCTGCGGATCATCCACCGGGACCTCAAGCCCAGCAACGTCCTGCTGGATTCCGACATGACACCCAAGATCTCGGATTTCGGACTGGCCACAGCGTTCTGGGGAGACGAGACCAGAGAGGTGACCAGACGCCCTGTTGGAACCCT CGGGTACATGTCCCCGGAGTACGCGTACTACGGGCACGTCTCGACCAAATCCGACATGTTCAGCTTCGGGGTCATCGTCCTTGAGATCGTGACCGGCCAAAGGAACAGCAGCCCGTCGGTTGAAGATGGCAGCAACAGGAATCTGCTGAGCTAC CTTTGGGAGAAGTGGAGGCGCGGATCCGTCGCGGAGACCGTGGACGCGTCGCTGGGCGGGCAGTACGCCAGGACCGAGGCACTCGCCTGCGTGCAGATCGGGCTCCTGTGTGTGCAGAAGGACCCCAGGTCCAGGCCAGACGCGTCGGAGGTCGTCCTGATGCTGGACGGACGGTCGGCGATCCTGCAAAAGCCGTCCAGACCGGCGTTCTGCTCCGGGTCCATATCCATAAGCGGCGCCTCATCGCGGCGTGCTGCCCGCGGAAATGCAGTGAGCTTTGGGCGTCGTTCTGCGATCGGACCTGTTTCCGAGAACAGCGTGACGGTTTCGGAGCTGGAACCGCG GAGACTAATAACATGTGTTGAGATACCGCTCGACTGCGACCAGGCGAACGGCACGGCGTGGCTCGGGGGCGCGCGCGAGCTGGGCCTGCTCGTGTCCAACGTCACGGTGCGCGCGCTCTTCCTCACACTGCGCCCAAACTGCTCCCGGAGGCTCAACGCCTCCCTCGAGGCGCTCTTCACGAAGACGTACGCGCCCGGCAGGCAGAACGCGCTCGTTGTGAGCTCGTGCAGGCCCGCCTCCCTGGCCGCCGACATCAGCAACTGCAGCGTCCACCCTAGCGCTTACCTCGACAACTCGTCCCAGTGCGGCCGCGGCGCCGCGGACTCCATCCGCTGCGTCGTGCCGACACAGCCAACCAGCGACGACAACATCCGCGTCCCCGACCGTTTCTTCAACAGAACCGAGATGCAAACGCTCGCCGCAGAATGCACCGGGCTGGTGTCGGCGGTGAGCTACTGggacgcgccggcgccggcgctgctGCTAGCCACGATGGAGCTGGAGTGGTGGATGCTCGGGCCGTGCCGATGCTCGCGCCAAGCTAACTGCACCCGGGTCACCACGCCGGACGCAAGGCAGGAGGCGTTCCGGTGCGAGTGCCGAGAGGGCTTCGCCTAG